The Acidobacteriota bacterium genome has a segment encoding these proteins:
- a CDS encoding amidohydrolase family protein: MVNARASRVLLFALILVLCSSALGQSNIVTAIKCGRLINPVDGSVTANAVIIVRGERIEQAGAGLSIPSGAKIIDLSAYTVLPGLIDCHTHVLLQPEDEKGAPPVVTKSQAFRTVQGVAAAKRDLEAGFTTMRDLDSEGAGFADVAIRDGINRGIIPGPRLFVSTYALTITGGHMNNAGLNPDIAIPEPATLTDSRDAMIAEIRREVKYGADWIKLYATGTLRHVDPVTLESLSQVSLDEVRAVVAEASRWRRDVAAHAYGGEGAKNAIRGGVRSIEHGMLMDDETLKLLVEHGTFWCPTLSVYLPESTEDNTEMRRRIVAHHKEVFQKAMRMGVKICFGTDVGAFEHGTSAREFLKMVEYGMKPIDAIRSATTRAAELLRMEKQIGSVETGKLADIIAVEGDPLADINALTRVTFVMKGGKVFKLWSSIARTWVMVL; the protein is encoded by the coding sequence ATGGTCAACGCACGCGCTTCAAGGGTTCTTCTCTTCGCTTTGATTCTAGTTCTGTGCTCATCGGCGCTTGGTCAGTCGAACATCGTCACCGCGATTAAATGCGGGCGGCTAATCAACCCCGTAGACGGCTCGGTCACCGCGAATGCCGTCATCATCGTACGCGGTGAACGTATCGAACAGGCCGGCGCGGGCCTCAGTATTCCCAGCGGAGCGAAGATCATTGATCTCTCGGCTTACACGGTCTTGCCGGGGTTGATCGATTGCCACACTCACGTCTTGCTTCAACCTGAAGACGAGAAAGGCGCGCCGCCCGTCGTCACCAAGTCGCAAGCTTTTCGCACCGTGCAAGGAGTCGCCGCTGCAAAACGGGATCTGGAAGCCGGGTTTACGACCATGCGCGACCTCGACAGCGAAGGCGCGGGCTTCGCCGACGTGGCTATTCGCGATGGGATCAATCGGGGAATCATTCCCGGGCCGCGTCTTTTCGTCTCGACCTACGCTCTCACGATAACCGGCGGGCACATGAATAATGCCGGGCTGAACCCGGACATCGCGATTCCCGAGCCTGCGACGCTGACGGACTCACGCGACGCGATGATCGCCGAGATACGACGCGAGGTGAAGTACGGCGCCGACTGGATCAAGCTCTATGCAACGGGCACGCTTCGACACGTCGATCCGGTGACGCTCGAATCGCTCAGCCAGGTGTCGCTGGACGAAGTGAGAGCCGTCGTCGCCGAAGCCTCGCGCTGGCGTCGCGACGTTGCGGCTCACGCTTACGGAGGCGAAGGCGCGAAGAACGCGATTCGCGGCGGCGTGCGTTCGATCGAGCACGGCATGTTGATGGACGACGAAACGTTGAAGCTGCTCGTCGAGCACGGAACCTTCTGGTGCCCAACGTTGTCGGTTTACCTGCCCGAGTCAACAGAGGACAACACTGAGATGCGCCGCCGAATAGTTGCTCATCACAAAGAGGTCTTTCAAAAAGCGATGCGAATGGGGGTGAAGATTTGTTTCGGCACGGACGTGGGCGCCTTCGAGCACGGGACCTCGGCGCGTGAGTTCTTGAAGATGGTCGAGTACGGGATGAAGCCGATTGATGCAATTCGGTCGGCGACAACGCGCGCCGCGGAATTGCTTAGGATGGAAAAGCAGATCGGCAGCGTGGAAACTGGAAAGCTTGCGGACATCATCGCCGTGGAAGGCGATCCGCTGGCTGACATCAACGCGCTGACTCGCGTGACGTTTGTAATGAAAGGTGGAAAGGTGTTCAAATTATGGTCTTCTATTGCACGAACCTGGGTAATGGTCCTGTAG
- a CDS encoding nitroreductase family protein: MSEEPHNRQEPLFAPRGLAQLRYAIIAVPGRLAATSRERAAVKLSPESWSAKEELGHLIDSAANNHQRIVRAQLEDNLALPGYDGDRWVELHGYQNRDWNDLIAWWRAGNSQLLAAGESAPDAAWAHTLSVGGSEPMSLGFVLDDYVMHMASHLRHIGVEVDDIFTAVSSDVVSIYPEKPAQTDYPINELMPRRWSPRAFEEGRPVEREKVLTMLEAARWAPSCFNDQPRRFLVFDGSDLDALAKARDCLTEGNAWARKAPVLMLSVARETFEQSGKPNRWAQHDTGLATENLLLEAVELGLAAHPMAGYDADRARSEFGIAEGFTPIAMIAIGYPYRGNLGELDEKLRGKELASRERKAIGEIAFAGKWGAPYPEG, from the coding sequence ATGAGCGAAGAACCACACAACCGGCAAGAACCTCTCTTCGCGCCGCGCGGCTTAGCGCAGCTTCGGTACGCGATTATCGCAGTCCCTGGGCGCCTCGCCGCAACTTCACGCGAACGCGCCGCCGTCAAGCTCTCGCCTGAAAGCTGGTCGGCGAAGGAGGAACTGGGTCACTTGATTGATTCCGCAGCCAACAATCATCAACGAATAGTGCGCGCGCAACTCGAAGACAATCTCGCGCTGCCTGGTTACGACGGCGACCGATGGGTTGAGCTGCATGGCTATCAGAATCGCGACTGGAATGATTTGATAGCGTGGTGGCGAGCGGGAAACTCGCAGCTCCTGGCCGCCGGTGAATCAGCGCCCGATGCTGCCTGGGCGCACACCCTGAGCGTCGGCGGGTCAGAGCCGATGTCGCTCGGGTTCGTGCTCGATGACTACGTCATGCATATGGCCAGTCACCTTCGCCACATTGGAGTTGAGGTTGATGACATCTTCACCGCTGTGTCTTCAGACGTAGTATCGATCTATCCCGAGAAGCCGGCGCAAACGGATTATCCCATCAACGAACTGATGCCCCGTCGTTGGAGTCCGCGAGCGTTCGAGGAAGGCCGGCCTGTCGAGCGCGAAAAAGTGCTGACGATGCTCGAAGCGGCGCGCTGGGCGCCGTCGTGTTTCAACGATCAGCCGAGGCGCTTTTTGGTGTTTGATGGATCTGACCTGGACGCGCTCGCCAAGGCCCGAGACTGTTTGACCGAGGGTAACGCCTGGGCGCGCAAGGCTCCGGTGTTGATGTTGTCCGTTGCCCGCGAAACTTTCGAGCAAAGCGGTAAGCCCAATCGCTGGGCGCAGCACGATACAGGACTCGCCACGGAGAATCTGTTGTTGGAAGCGGTTGAACTGGGACTTGCGGCTCATCCGATGGCGGGCTACGACGCCGACCGCGCGCGAAGTGAGTTTGGAATTGCGGAAGGCTTCACTCCGATTGCGATGATTGCTATCGGCTATCCTTATCGGGGCAACCTTGGTGAACTGGACGAAAAGCTACGCGGAAAAGAACTCGCCTCGCGCGAGCGCAAGGCGATTGGCGAGATTGCATTCGCCGGGAAGTGGGGTGCGCCTTATCCGGAAGGATGA